In one window of uncultured Desulfovibrio sp. DNA:
- a CDS encoding LysE family translocator yields the protein MSVSTLIPAAFPALALAHFLALLSPGPDFFLIIGHAVRHRLRGSLFICIGIALGNALYICLAVSGWSVMRQMPALYRVLELAGAAYLAWLGFLLLRASREAANNKPAPNQPTPDQHAPSQPSHNQTGSLATGHASPLSPGRQLLTGLGSALLNPKNAVFYLTLMTVILGPTATLPQQAFAGVWMTLLVFAWDAALAAAISLPGAQRALEKRIPLIEGLAGLTLASIALWLTLRPLFG from the coding sequence ATGTCTGTTTCCACACTGATCCCCGCTGCGTTTCCTGCCCTTGCGCTGGCGCACTTTCTTGCCCTGCTCAGCCCCGGCCCGGATTTTTTTCTCATTATTGGTCATGCCGTGCGGCATCGGTTGCGCGGTTCTCTGTTTATCTGCATTGGTATCGCCCTGGGCAATGCCCTGTATATCTGCCTGGCGGTTTCCGGCTGGTCTGTCATGCGGCAAATGCCCGCCCTGTACCGGGTGCTGGAGCTTGCGGGCGCGGCCTATCTGGCATGGCTGGGCTTTTTGCTGCTGCGGGCCAGCCGGGAGGCTGCCAACAACAAGCCCGCGCCAAACCAGCCCACACCAGACCAGCACGCGCCAAGCCAACCTTCACATAACCAGACAGGCAGCCTCGCCACAGGCCATGCAAGCCCCCTCTCTCCCGGCAGGCAACTGCTCACGGGGCTTGGCTCTGCTCTGCTCAACCCCAAGAACGCGGTTTTTTACCTCACGCTCATGACGGTCATCCTCGGCCCCACCGCCACCCTGCCGCAGCAGGCCTTTGCCGGAGTGTGGATGACCCTGCTGGTCTTTGCCTGGGATGCCGCCCTTGCCGCCGCCATATCGCTGCCCGGCGCGCAGCGGGCGTTGGAAAAACGTATTCCGCTTATTGAAGGGCTGGCAGGGCTGACGCTTGCCAGTATTGCCCTCTGGCTGACGCTACGGCCCCTGTTTGGCTGA
- a CDS encoding formate dehydrogenase accessory sulfurtransferase FdhD has protein sequence MALLKNTIAGDVLPLASPPATVRSYDILTYSNGKVAPSVFLSCREQTLTMHVNGVPFVRVACSGQHLRYLVPGFLYSCGVIESLHDLAGVDVTPLPVAASGATSPDGAEEVRVDVLLRGACCSKAAGSTEQAAPKLTITSAMGWNIPLAARKLRCMPRAKVPSWEPRVILRAAQELEERSEVFHQTGGCHNAALLNRQGMVFYCLDIGRHNAIDTLVGYMLVEGLNPADHMIISSGRIASEIAQKAVRIGVPVFASLSRAMSRAVDMARATGLTLLGNVKSGSMHIYHENGQLVLP, from the coding sequence ATGGCTTTGCTCAAAAACACAATTGCAGGTGATGTTCTGCCGCTGGCTTCTCCCCCAGCCACGGTGCGCAGTTACGATATCCTGACCTACAGCAACGGCAAGGTTGCGCCGTCCGTATTTTTGTCGTGCCGTGAGCAGACGCTGACCATGCATGTCAACGGCGTGCCCTTTGTGCGCGTGGCCTGTTCGGGGCAGCATTTGCGCTACCTTGTGCCGGGATTTCTCTATTCCTGCGGTGTTATTGAAAGCCTGCATGATCTCGCCGGGGTGGACGTAACGCCATTGCCTGTCGCCGCCTCAGGGGCAACGTCTCCCGATGGGGCGGAAGAAGTGCGGGTGGACGTGCTGCTGCGCGGGGCCTGCTGTAGCAAGGCGGCTGGTTCTACGGAGCAGGCCGCCCCCAAGCTCACCATCACTTCGGCCATGGGCTGGAACATTCCCCTGGCAGCCCGAAAACTGCGCTGCATGCCGCGCGCGAAAGTTCCCAGCTGGGAGCCGCGCGTCATTCTGCGGGCCGCGCAAGAGCTGGAAGAACGCTCCGAAGTATTCCACCAGACTGGTGGCTGCCACAACGCAGCTCTGCTCAACAGGCAGGGCATGGTTTTTTATTGCCTTGATATTGGCCGCCATAACGCCATTGATACCCTTGTGGGCTACATGCTTGTGGAAGGGCTGAACCCCGCTGATCATATGATAATCAGCAGTGGGCGCATTGCCTCTGAAATCGCGCAAAAGGCGGTGCGCATTGGCGTGCCTGTTTTTGCTTCTCTTTCTCGTGCCATGTCGCGTGCTGTGGACATGGCGCGCGCAACCGGGTTGACTCTGCTGGGCAATGTAAAGTCCGGCAGCATGCACATATATCATGAAAACGGGCAGCTTGTGCTGCCGTGA
- a CDS encoding TetR/AcrR family transcriptional regulator, whose amino-acid sequence MNDKSPSMNKICKVAVEHFARRGYDASSLNDIAEEVGIRKASLYSHVSGKNELFMIVFADALKSETEFVNQSFREESSRDLPGFRYCSELESRYISSAELRFLLRAAYFPPVCLGADIDAGYEEYLGNIFSAFVQRLLCGKTQDEDLLRAEANTFGHAYLGIVDSLHVKLIYTDAQGIDSRLQAMFRLLSDSLRLAGLRD is encoded by the coding sequence ATGAATGACAAGTCACCATCAATGAACAAAATCTGCAAGGTTGCGGTAGAGCATTTTGCAAGGCGTGGGTATGATGCTTCATCATTGAATGACATTGCCGAAGAAGTCGGCATACGCAAGGCCTCGCTTTATTCTCATGTTTCAGGTAAAAATGAACTTTTTATGATTGTATTTGCGGACGCCTTGAAATCTGAAACAGAATTTGTGAATCAGTCATTCAGAGAAGAATCGTCACGTGATTTACCTGGATTCAGATATTGCTCTGAACTAGAGTCGCGTTATATCTCGTCAGCAGAATTACGCTTTTTGTTGAGGGCTGCCTATTTCCCACCGGTGTGCCTTGGGGCGGATATTGATGCCGGGTACGAGGAGTATCTGGGCAATATTTTTTCCGCCTTTGTGCAGAGGTTGTTGTGCGGCAAAACGCAAGATGAAGACCTGCTGAGAGCCGAGGCAAATACGTTCGGGCATGCCTATCTGGGTATTGTTGACAGCCTGCACGTCAAACTGATTTACACGGACGCTCAGGGCATAGATTCCCGATTGCAGGCGATGTTCCGTCTGCTTTCAGATTCTCTCCGTCTGGCCGGATTACGGGATTGA
- a CDS encoding multidrug effflux MFS transporter translates to MLKGQSQKLGTSLVVILALLTALDAMAIDMYLPAMPVIAEHMAVSAGKIQLTLSVFLCGLAFGQAIYGPLLDSFGRRAPLLAGIGIFAVGSILAALSPSLQWLLVARFIQAIGASAGLVTPRAIVTDMCSVTESALIFSILMQVMMIAPIMAPIIGSFLLGHGGWRFVFGALALISVAGFIWGWKTLPDSLPQNNRVPFNLHAVITGYAGITRSAAFVAYTLAGGCVLGSLFTYISSSAFVFTGHFSLTPSQFSYLFAGNSVALVLGGQISSILLKRAFREESIMFFGLAIHTFAGLALLFFVMVGQPDLWSYAALTALAVGALGAVFGNMTALTMNSIKGQAGIASSFMGAAQYLISAVIGYAASMLPQNAMQLPLAILICGLLSCAICLFAHYKGANTDQKIIVEQRNC, encoded by the coding sequence ATGCTGAAAGGACAGAGTCAAAAACTCGGAACATCACTGGTTGTAATTCTCGCATTGTTGACAGCGCTTGATGCCATGGCCATCGACATGTATCTGCCAGCCATGCCTGTTATTGCAGAGCACATGGCGGTTTCTGCCGGAAAAATCCAATTGACCCTTTCCGTTTTTCTTTGCGGTCTAGCCTTTGGTCAAGCCATTTACGGCCCATTGCTCGACAGTTTTGGGCGCCGCGCGCCGCTGCTCGCGGGGATAGGGATATTTGCTGTTGGTTCCATATTGGCAGCACTTTCCCCTAGTTTGCAGTGGTTGCTGGTTGCCAGATTTATTCAGGCCATTGGGGCGTCAGCGGGTCTTGTGACTCCCCGCGCCATTGTTACGGATATGTGCAGCGTCACCGAGTCCGCGTTGATATTCTCCATTTTGATGCAGGTGATGATGATCGCCCCCATTATGGCTCCCATCATCGGCAGTTTTTTGCTTGGGCATGGCGGGTGGCGTTTTGTGTTTGGAGCACTGGCTCTCATATCTGTTGCAGGATTCATCTGGGGATGGAAGACGCTCCCCGACTCATTGCCACAAAACAATCGCGTGCCCTTCAACCTGCATGCAGTTATTACGGGATATGCCGGTATTACCCGCTCGGCAGCTTTTGTTGCATATACTCTGGCTGGCGGGTGTGTGCTTGGGTCGCTGTTTACGTATATCAGCAGCTCCGCCTTTGTGTTCACCGGGCATTTTTCGTTAACTCCCAGCCAGTTCAGCTATCTTTTTGCGGGAAACTCCGTGGCTCTGGTTTTGGGGGGGCAAATCAGTTCAATACTGCTTAAAAGGGCGTTTCGCGAGGAATCGATAATGTTCTTCGGGCTGGCTATCCATACGTTTGCGGGTCTGGCCCTGCTGTTTTTTGTCATGGTTGGACAGCCCGATCTTTGGTCATACGCGGCGCTGACTGCTCTGGCTGTGGGGGCATTGGGGGCCGTATTCGGCAACATGACTGCGCTCACCATGAACAGCATCAAGGGGCAGGCTGGTATTGCATCTTCATTTATGGGCGCAGCGCAGTATCTGATTTCTGCCGTGATAGGGTACGCCGCAAGTATGCTGCCGCAAAATGCCATGCAGTTGCCGTTGGCAATTTTGATATGCGGTTTGTTGAGTTGCGCCATTTGTCTGTTTGCACATTACAAAGGCGCAAACACAGATCAGAAAATTATCGTGGAACAACGAAATTGCTGA
- a CDS encoding AraC family transcriptional regulator: MPPRPSAPQQTFISPDKYPYLEVRTTLQSTLPYAEHFHSAFSFGLILEGGTCFTLMGRAHEALKGDIALIAPGLPHSCNPLHGKARSYLMAYFDAAWFARNICRPLGIAEAYEVTPPVVRDPALFQQGMAAMEAFCNGADDAEIRFVTLFRQLQWGYGCLANSAEHAGKKRDYPLAATNILLAADSAPVAEENGPHETDHAPVTSLARRAGLRRESFSRAFRRTAGLPPKAWLHCLRLEKARAMLRQGKSIADAALAAGYADQSHFHRMFVKFYSVTPGCYQRGRSHSYNTRKQK; the protein is encoded by the coding sequence ATGCCCCCCCGCCCTTCTGCCCCACAGCAAACCTTCATTTCGCCGGACAAGTATCCGTATCTTGAGGTGCGCACCACGCTGCAAAGCACCCTGCCCTACGCCGAGCACTTCCATTCGGCTTTTTCTTTCGGCCTGATTCTTGAGGGCGGCACCTGCTTTACGCTCATGGGGCGAGCGCATGAAGCGCTCAAGGGCGACATCGCCCTGATTGCCCCCGGCCTGCCGCACAGTTGCAATCCTCTGCACGGCAAGGCGCGCAGCTACCTTATGGCCTATTTTGACGCGGCATGGTTTGCGCGCAACATTTGCCGCCCCCTGGGCATAGCCGAAGCGTATGAAGTAACGCCGCCCGTTGTGCGCGACCCGGCGCTTTTTCAGCAAGGGATGGCCGCCATGGAGGCTTTTTGCAACGGTGCGGACGATGCGGAAATACGCTTTGTGACGCTTTTCAGGCAGCTTCAATGGGGATACGGCTGCCTCGCCAACAGTGCTGAACATGCTGGTAAAAAGAGGGACTATCCCCTTGCCGCCACAAACATTCTGCTGGCCGCCGACAGCGCGCCCGTGGCAGAGGAAAACGGCCCGCATGAAACAGATCATGCGCCCGTTACATCTTTGGCCCGCAGGGCTGGCCTGCGGCGCGAGAGCTTTTCGCGCGCATTCCGCCGCACAGCGGGCTTGCCGCCCAAGGCGTGGCTGCACTGCCTGCGGCTTGAAAAGGCCCGCGCCATGTTGCGTCAGGGCAAAAGCATTGCCGATGCGGCCCTGGCGGCAGGCTATGCCGATCAAAGCCACTTTCACCGCATGTTTGTAAAATTTTATTCCGTCACGCCGGGCTGCTATCAGCGGGGGCGATCACATTCGTACAATACGCGCAAACAAAAATAG
- a CDS encoding 4Fe-4S dicluster domain-containing protein, translating to MADMLSKLKRADEDMLLENLSRRGFIKVTSCAALGLATLQASEALATMKASPLVIMEKAAGMIVGDPTLCVCCQRCELACTEFNDGKADPKLARIKISRNAMFGPEGGLENTTKGIYGSGSLVIQDTCKQCPHPVPCATACPQNAIIAQKGTGTRMVLKDRCVGCRLCQKACPWGVMTFDEEQGKADKCFLCNGAPKCVDACPAAALRYVPWSDRTREATTRGSFSLMVPDDRRAACNACHVESPGGPRNLKYEQ from the coding sequence ATGGCTGATATGCTGAGCAAACTGAAACGTGCCGATGAAGATATGCTGCTCGAAAACCTTTCGCGCCGTGGATTCATCAAGGTAACTTCCTGCGCGGCCCTTGGGCTGGCCACGCTGCAAGCTTCCGAGGCTCTGGCCACCATGAAGGCCTCGCCACTGGTGATTATGGAAAAAGCAGCCGGCATGATCGTGGGCGACCCCACCCTCTGCGTGTGCTGTCAGCGGTGCGAGCTTGCCTGTACGGAATTCAACGACGGCAAGGCCGACCCCAAACTTGCGCGCATCAAAATAAGCCGCAATGCCATGTTTGGGCCGGAGGGCGGGCTGGAAAACACCACCAAGGGCATCTACGGCTCAGGTTCGCTGGTGATTCAGGATACCTGCAAGCAGTGTCCGCACCCGGTGCCCTGCGCCACGGCCTGCCCGCAAAATGCCATTATCGCTCAAAAGGGCACGGGCACCCGCATGGTGCTCAAAGACCGCTGCGTGGGCTGCCGCCTGTGCCAGAAGGCCTGTCCCTGGGGCGTGATGACCTTTGATGAAGAGCAGGGCAAGGCCGACAAGTGCTTTTTGTGCAATGGCGCGCCCAAGTGCGTGGATGCCTGCCCGGCAGCCGCACTGCGCTATGTGCCGTGGAGCGACCGCACCCGCGAGGCCACCACGCGCGGTTCGTTTTCGCTTATGGTGCCCGATGACCGCCGCGCCGCCTGCAACGCCTGCCATGTGGAATCGCCCGGCGGGCCGCGTAACCTCAAATACGAGCAGTAG
- a CDS encoding molybdopterin molybdotransferase MoeA, producing MSLYFCLRETADITAFIAGANPLQPEPVPVNAALGRVLAADMHAPVPCPSTHRSTRDGYAVCAADIAGATPVAPVLLHMTGESRMGRPCGGTLQKGEAWRVYTGSTLPKGADAVLMQEFATLGDQPADSKDAPPMVAVSAPCAVGENILAPGADMPQGALLAQAGTRLGAHHMALLAQFFKEVPLHRKPVLGVLSTGDEFCDSDPQNGFAACQSNTNALLLEGLATSLGARCLHLGIAPDNAQALGQHLHAALPGGPTPCDVIVVIGGSSGGKRDFSAQAIAGLPDCEICGHDQRVSSGRPLTLARVGQTAIWGLPGHSLSLALAAQVFLAPLLQRLAGQQASPQHMNLQPVVLARLGIALPVEGNAPTHYPVMLGREHGRVTAWPVAAGTGKTAVLRDMDGWITMPGSDDMSKGGLRRGAAVRVRLFA from the coding sequence GTGTCCCTGTATTTTTGCCTGCGGGAAACTGCGGATATTACCGCCTTTATTGCAGGAGCAAACCCCTTGCAGCCTGAACCTGTACCCGTAAACGCTGCCCTTGGCAGGGTGCTTGCCGCAGATATGCATGCGCCTGTTCCCTGCCCTTCCACGCACCGTTCCACACGCGATGGCTATGCGGTGTGCGCCGCAGACATTGCCGGTGCAACCCCCGTAGCCCCAGTGCTGCTACACATGACGGGAGAAAGCCGCATGGGCAGGCCCTGCGGCGGCACGCTGCAAAAAGGCGAGGCATGGCGCGTCTACACTGGTAGTACCTTGCCCAAAGGCGCTGACGCCGTGCTTATGCAGGAATTTGCAACGCTGGGGGATCAGCCGGCAGACTCAAAGGATGCTCCGCCAATGGTGGCAGTTTCCGCCCCGTGCGCAGTGGGGGAAAATATCCTTGCGCCCGGTGCGGACATGCCTCAGGGCGCGCTGCTGGCACAGGCGGGAACGAGGCTTGGGGCGCACCATATGGCCCTGCTTGCGCAATTTTTCAAAGAGGTACCGCTGCACCGCAAGCCCGTGCTGGGAGTTCTTTCCACTGGTGACGAGTTTTGCGATTCTGACCCGCAGAACGGCTTTGCCGCCTGCCAGAGCAATACCAATGCCCTGCTTCTGGAGGGACTGGCCACCTCTCTGGGCGCGCGCTGCCTGCACCTCGGCATTGCGCCGGACAATGCGCAGGCTCTGGGTCAGCATCTGCACGCGGCCTTGCCCGGCGGCCCCACGCCTTGCGACGTTATTGTGGTTATTGGCGGTTCCTCCGGCGGCAAACGCGATTTCAGCGCCCAGGCCATAGCAGGCCTGCCGGACTGCGAGATATGCGGGCATGACCAGAGGGTAAGCAGTGGCCGCCCTCTCACCCTTGCGCGTGTGGGGCAGACAGCCATATGGGGCTTGCCGGGGCATTCACTCAGCCTTGCGCTGGCTGCGCAGGTTTTTCTGGCACCGCTACTGCAAAGGCTCGCCGGGCAGCAGGCCTCGCCGCAGCATATGAACTTGCAACCAGTTGTGCTGGCACGCCTTGGCATTGCCCTGCCTGTGGAGGGAAACGCTCCAACCCACTACCCCGTGATGTTGGGGCGTGAGCATGGGCGCGTGACAGCCTGGCCCGTTGCCGCTGGCACTGGCAAAACCGCCGTGCTGCGCGACATGGACGGCTGGATAACCATGCCCGGCAGCGATGATATGTCCAAAGGCGGTTTGCGCCGTGGCGCAGCAGTGCGCGTGCGCCTCTTTGCCTGA